AGCATTCAGACGCCGTCATGTACCGACATGCCTTGCAAGTGGATGGCTCCAACACAAGGTAAGCACTTTCATGTCAAACGAAAATGCACCTTACTTTAACCACCTTGCAATGCCGGAGAGGCCGCGGTAGTGTAAAGCTGCAGCTTAGCAGTATGCATGTAAGTGTGTGTACCATTATTTGCATATAAATTGCACTTGTTCAGACTTCCGAGTTGTTTTCGAAAACTAGTGTCATGTGCAAAAAGCCTACAGCAAGCCCAGTTTGCGGCACAGAGCGTGCATTTATGTAAAAAGAAAATATGACAAATGAGAGTAAGCACGAACTCTTCAATCACCAGTACACTTGTATAAATAGGGAGAAGGTCAATCGATTATGAAGCGAAAACTGCTAGGCTACAGAGAaactacatgtttttttttttttttgctttcaggtCAGAACCGCCAGCCATCAGTGCCACTTGCAGAAATAACGTTCCGCAAGCTTGTGGTGAACAAGACTGTGCAAGCCAAGAGAAAGCGAAAACTTCCACCTGGCTTCCAGTCGAGAGATCAGTCTGTACTTCAGAACTTCACAGAAAGGATGGCTCAGTGCGCTCCACATCTGTTGTGGAATCGGTACAGTGCCAGCAAACCAGCTACCGTGCAAAACACCAGTGGCATCACCAACATTGTGGACCTCCACTCTAGGGAATGCTTGGCATTGTTTGCCAACTATTGGGCACAGCAGGTGCCACTCACAGCTGCAGAGAGAGCGAAAATTTGCATGAACACAGTCGGCCAGAGCAACAATCCACTGTGGCAAGCTGAAAGGACTGGCCGCCTGACAGCCTCCAACTTTTACAGAATACTGCGCTGCATCAAACCCGAGGGACTTGTTAGAGACATTTTGTATCCACGCAAAAAGAGAACCTTGGACCAAGCGACCCAAGGTTGTACGGTCTTAGAAATGAAGCGGTAGCGGTAGAAAGTTATCGTACAATAATGCGGCTGTACGATAAAGACATTGAGGTCTACGAAACGGGACTTCATGTTCACGAAACCTACGCCTTTATAGCGGCATCACCAGACCGCTTGGTCAGAGATGGAGCTGAGACAGGGCTCCTTGAGGTAAAGTGCCCTGCCTCGAAAGCTGGGCAGAACATTACTGAGGCTTGCCAAGACAAAACATTTTGTGCAAAACTCGTTGATGGTTCTCCTACATTAAAGAGAGACCACCCTTACTTCTTCCAAATCCAGGGACAGCTAGCGGTCACCGGAAAGACGTGGCGCGATTTTGTTGTTTGGACAAACAGAAGCGAGCTTCATCTTAGTACGTTTGTGGAAAGGATTTATTTTGACGAAGATGTGTGGTGCGAAATACTGCAAGCTCTGATATACTTTTACAAAGCTGCCATCATTCCTGAGCTACTAACACGACGCATAAGGCGGTTGGGTTTCCTCTATACCGCAGGGGCTGGGTATGTGCCTTATAAAAAGTATGCGCAGGGTTTCTACATCGCTGAGCCATCAGAAAACCCAATGACGTTAATAATAAGGAAACTGAAATAAAGCATGTTCCAAACAGAAGCAAGCAACAAGTGTCTGTGTTAACTACCGG
Above is a window of Rhipicephalus sanguineus isolate Rsan-2018 chromosome 3, BIME_Rsan_1.4, whole genome shotgun sequence DNA encoding:
- the LOC119388412 gene encoding uncharacterized protein LOC119388412, giving the protein MPCKWMAPTQGQNRQPSVPLAEITFRKLVVNKTVQAKRKRKLPPGFQSRDQSVLQNFTERMAQCAPHLLWNRYSASKPATVQNTSGITNIVDLHSRECLALFANYWAQQVPLTAAERAKICMNTVGQSNNPLWQAERTGRLTASNFYRILRCIKPEGLVRDILYPRKKRTLDQATQGCTVLEMKR